GCCTTTCAGCTCTTTGCTCCGATTTCTGTCCAGGGTCAATCTTGGCTCCTAGAAGCTCAAAGTATCTACCTGGAAGCAGctttgggggtggtgggggtcaGGCAGGCAGAGTCTGTGGTGTGCAGCCTTCTCCCCTCCCCGCAGTAGGAGGGCCTTGGAGGGAAAACTGTCACTCGTGTTCTGCTCCTTAAGCACCAGAAATGAACTAAGATGAAATGCACTGTATTGCCCCCCTCTCTCCAACCCTGAGGTCCCCTTAGCTCTGGTTCATGCTCCTTCTGGGTGGGGCGTCCCCATAGTTTGACCACTCTTCTCCTTGGAGGCACAGCCCCAGGCGTTGTGGGGGAGCCATAAGGCCTGTATCCAGGGAGACCACTCATTCCTACCTGCTGTTCCCAGACGCCTCTACAGAAGCCTGGGCCCCGTCTTGTGGGGTAATAGGAGACAGTGATAGAGAGGTTTTTCTTTGGGAAGGGACAGAGTACTGGGGGTAGGGGGAGCTCTCCCCTGAGTCCTCAAGAGTTGTTTGTCTAGGCCTTTAGGGAAACTGTCCCAGGCCCTCATTCAGATGGAACCCTCCAGAGGAAGAGTTTTACCTAAGACTCTCTGAGCCTCTTATTGGTTTGTTAGCAGGAGGGATGGGAATGGATAATTTATTGTACTGAGACTTGCTCTTGGTTTCTGTTtgtaactaaaataaattaaactacTGGACCAGTGGATGCAGGTGGTTATATTTCTGCCCACAGTTGGAATCTTAGACCATCACTTCttttacaggtgaattctactcTCATATACCCAATGACTTTATTTATGTCTATCCTGCCTGTTTCCACAAAGGATCTGAAGTGGTCCTCAGTGATTTTGTTGGCAACTTTCAATGTGAAAAACCAGAAGATACTTCTAGGTGTGAGGGGCTAGATATCCAAACATAGGCCCAATTTACTTTTTATGTGCCTCAACTCCAAAATTTACCTTGGTCCTTATCCTAGAACAAgggttggcatttttttttcctgcaaaggGATTGATAGTATATatctgacccttgaacaacatcaGGGGGTTGGGGCGCTTCCCTCCCCATAtagtcaaaaatctgtgtataactttcaACTTCTCTGGAACTTAACTACTTCTAGCCTACTGTTGcctagaagccttactgataatatgaacagtcgattaacacataATTTGTATGCTATGTGTtttatgtactgtattcttacaataaaataagccagggaaaagaaaatgttattatgaaaatCATAAGGTAAAATACATTTACGGTagtgttcctttaaaaatgtgcatattaagtggacctgcacagttcaaacctgggTTGTTCATGGGTCAACCGTAGTAGGCTTGTGGGTtttgttgcaactactcaactcggCCATGATTACTCaactctgttatttttttattattttattttattttattttttctcattaaacttttgttttaatgggtcttatttttttttaaataatttatttatttattcatgagagacacacacagactaagagagagaatcagagacacaggcagaaggagaaacagggtcctcgcagggagcccgatgtgggactcgatcccggattctgggatcacgaccccagctgaaggcaggcgcccaatcactgagccacccaggcgtccctcaactcTGTTGTTATAAATCAAAAATAGTCATAGACCACACATAGACGAATGGGTGTGACTATGTCCAAGAAGGCTCAATTCACAAAAATGGACTGCAGGTGAGATTAGGTTCTCTGGCTATACTCTGTTGACCCCTGAACTATACCACGTGGCCACCTCTGTTCTGGAGATTTCAAATCCTGAAGGTATCTCAACATTAAGCCTGGACCTAAAAgagcaggtgtttttttttctttatgactcCAAGTCAGAGAACTCAGGAAGTAGATATAAGACTAATGGGAAATATATAGAAGAGAtgccaggggcacttgggtggctcagtggttgagcatttacctttggctcaggtcatgatcccagagtcctgggatcgagttccacatcaggctccctgcaagggagcctatgcctatgtctccttctgcctatgtctctgcctctctctgtgtctctctgtgtctctattattattcataataaacaaaatcttaaaaaaaaagtgaagggagCATAGATGCTAATGctcaaaaaggaaaagttttgcTCTTGAAACCAGCAAAACCAGCATGTTTTCCTATTGAATTATTTGCATGTGTATTTTGTCCTTTCTTATTCAGAACTCTTTTGCATTTAATCTTAGTAAAATAATTCCTTCATCTTTTAGGAGATAACCAAAActacagaaaacagatttttaaaaattacaatctaTTAATAGCTCAGTGTCTTTGAAAACAAACCATTATCATTCAATTCAGAAAAGGGATAGACATGATACACTCAGAACTATACAAGTGATTGTTTGTGGGGTTGCAAGATGCTGCCTCTAACAGGTCATCTCCTTGGCCAGGGAATGTAGAAatggttgtttctatttttctaggTAATAGATATATCTGCTACCCAAAGTACCCTCAAAATCAGGTGATTTTGCTACTCAGGTAGCAAGGACATTTTGAGGAATGTTGGGTTAGGGCAGTACTATATGGGAAAATTTTATGTCCTGAATTTCCACTTGAGAATTCTGGGCTTGGAAATTTgatggaagcaggaagaaatatcATCTTTACTTAAGTCACTGACTGAGCCTGAGGTgtatgggggtgggagggcagagaagggaTGCAGCTAGAACGGACATAGAATATGAGAAAGAATAACGATAAGGAACATCCAGAATAAGAATTTCTCACACTCAGAAAGAGGGGGGAGAATCTCCAATGGTATAATAGCAAGAATATTTCagctttttcctgtttccttcctctgtattccctttggctctctctctttctagctTTCTCTTTCGTCAGACACACTCTGTGGCAAACTTAAGCCCCAAACCACAACCTTGAGAAATTCCAAATGGATTTTGTCAGCAAGgccaacacccccccccacctccccacccctgctcccggCACACGCGCTGGGCTCAGACCCAGGCCTGGGGTCAGTGACGAGAGTGGGAGTGTGCAACCCACAGAGCGGGTGGCTACAATTTCAGCTTTTACTTAGCTCcactggcaggcagagggagggagaaagactgATGAGGCCTCTTGGCCTCCATCAGCTCTGGATGAGCTCTTTTCCTTTAGCCTTTCAAGTGGTTGGGAAGTTGGGGAGTGGCAGTGACTGAATAATTGGCTACGCAGCACCCCTCCTATCTCTGCTCCTGTTTGCTCTGTGGGAAGCACTCAGTGATGCTGTAGCAGACTCCAGACCCCACACAGGTGAAGGATAGAAAGCCTGGGAGATTCTCGAGTCCCATTCatccagttattttattttatttatttgagagagagagagagagagagagagagcgcacaactccctgctgagcagggagcctgatgcagggctcaattccagaccCCTAGATAtcacgaccagagctgaaggcagatgcttaacagactgagccatccaggcatcccccgtTCATCCATTCTGACTCAAATGCCATGGTACTTGCTGCTAACCCTATTAGGCTGTCACCATTTCCATCCTTGGTAACACCTAGGACCCAACCTCGAGAGGATCTGAAATTCAGGAATACTGAATTTCGACCTCCTGTAGAATCTTACAAGGCATGCTGGTATGGTTGGGGGTGCTAGTGAAGGTAGGAGTGCAAAGCATAATTTTAGTGGTCAAAGTGGGGTCAAGTGGGGCCATGACTTGGTGAAGtgaaaattttaggaaaagaaagggaaatagtCATGTGGAAGTATCACAGGGCCTGATCTAAGAATCTTCAATAGAACTGAAGGAGTCTCCTGCCATTTCCAACACAGCTTAACAGAGCAAAGACCCTTAATAGCAACAGCCCAGGACATATACGACTCTCTTTGCTATAAATATGCTCCTTGTTATTCAGCTCATTCCTCACCATCTTTAAATAGGGTCCTCTTGGCTTCACATTATATGGTCATGTTTATTCTCCACActaaaataagagagaaaatagactgGGATAAGAGGAATAGAGTGGTGAATATATATACACCAGGGATTGATGGGGACAAGGGACAGAGACACGGCGTGGCTATCCACTAGCCTAGTTCTTTCTGAAAGACCCAAGAAGTAAGGCCAAGAAATCCAGAAAAGCaataattttggctcaggtcttaggGAAGAGCTATGTGTTCTCTTACACTGAGGACAGAGGCCACTTAAAAGAATCTTCTTCTGTTCGCAGTATTACTAGTGCTCCTCTTCTATCACAGCAGACTGTTCCAAGGCAGCTTTGCAGGTCCGGATCAGGTGTCGAAATGGGTGCAAgggaagtgggggtgggcaggaggggagaAACATGGGTGTGAAGTCTCTCACTTTCCTTGGGATAATAAATTCATAGTCAGCTAGGTACACTTCCTCAAACCACACCTCTTGAATAGTAGGCTCCCACCGTTTGTCTTTCACTTTCCAACTTCCTAACTGGACCAGAGTCCAGCTGTTTCCTGCAGTCTCTTAAAGGCATtactctctctccccttctccacgGAAAAGGAGCTCCTGATTCAGACCCTTGAGTAACCTAGCCTTAGGTCAGGAGCGCTGAGTAGCAGCAGTGATGCAGCGAGGGCTCTCAGGGGGATGCAGCTGGCCATGGTCAAGAAATAAAAGATGCGGTCCGGGAGAAGAGGGTGGGCCACCACAAGGGCTGTTCACTCGGACCAGCTTCTGGCTTTGCCTCTCCGCCCAGCCCCCTTGCAGGGCGGCCAGCACGCAGCTCCAGTCCTTAAATTCCAGGCATGGCCCCGGGGCTCGGGATTCCCACCTCAGTCCCCACGGCCGCATCCCCACTtcccgccgcctgcagcccccacgccggcccccgcccggctCGGGCTCCGACACCCGGCTGCCTCTGCTGCAGCCGCTGCCATGGTGACGGCCCTCTCGCGAGAGCTGCCGCTCGCCACCACGCAGCTCTCGCGCGATCGGGGAGGTGGGAAGTATCccggtctgggggtgggggtgcgccGCACAGCTCCTGTCGCCGTCGCGGCTTCCGGTGCtaggtggagggaaggaaggagggagccgGGGAGCGCGGCCAGGGGAGCAGCCGTGCCGGAATCGGCCGGGGGGAGTCGGAGGGAACGGAACCAGCGCCGAGCGGAACCTGCGGGGGCGgaggcggcggctgcggcggcggagCTGGGAGCAGGAACaggtgaggggctggggagaggaaggCGGGTCCCCGCGGAGGAGAGGctcggggtgggggccggggaggcagacccccgccccccggcctgCCGGGCCTGAGGCGCCGTGGTGCTTCCCACCCGGGAGCtcggggagggggcgccgggcCGGTCTCTCGCCTGCCCCCACATTTGAAGGACGcggagctggggcgggggtgggggtggggggcgcacaCGAATGGGTGCTCCGCCTGGCAGGCCGGGGGCGACCCGGGCTGCAGTTAGGTCCCCCTCGCCTGTAGGAGGTGGGCTCCCGAgaggggtcggggtcggggtcgcgGTGGAGGAAAACAGTCCGGAGAGGTGGTGCGGGGGCGGTGATGACTGTTCTGTATCCTTTTCCTGTTAAAGGGCTAGAGAACGCCGCTTTTTcgtcccctccctcctgctccaccTTAGTACTAGAAGACCAGAGCCTTGCTGCGGTGACACCCTGTACTCCCTTCGTGGGGCAGAAGTGCGTAAGGGGTTTAGGGATCAGTTGGCCGGGGGAAGCTAGtgggccaccccccaccctccacccccacccccacccccacccccaggggcgCTGTTCCCGTAGAGGTTGCGCTTTGGGTCTTGGGAACCGCACGTTGAGAAGAGGGCAGCAGGTGGGGAgctggaggagcagcagcagcagaagggggtggggggggatcaGATCTCGCCGGGAGAGAAGCGGTGGTGCCTTCCTCCCCCAGGCAAAGCGGGGGCGGTCTCCCAGGAGGAGGGTGCAGCTTGTCGCTTGGCTTTGAGTTTGTGTCTTCCAATCCGCTCTCTTTCTTTAGGAAGTACCAGGATTCCCGGAACAGAAAATGGAGCCATTGCTTTACACCAGTGgttgagggaaggagggggaggtggaGTTCCCTTATTAAACCCGGCCGCTTGAATAGCAAAGTGGTAGCTCCTGTTTTTTGGGGGAGTTCCCTTCTTTCTGGGTTGCATTactgcctgtctccctctggcCAGGCCAGGAGGAGTGTGGTATGTGGTCAGGAGTGAGAAGAAA
Above is a window of Canis lupus baileyi chromosome 25, mCanLup2.hap1, whole genome shotgun sequence DNA encoding:
- the ARF3 gene encoding ADP-ribosylation factor 3 isoform X2 produces the protein MVTALSRELPLATTQLSRDRGGGKYPGLGVGVRRTAPVAVAASGARWREGRREPGSAARGAAVPESAGGSRRERNQRRAEPAGAEAAAAAAELGAGTGLENAAFSSPPSCSTLVLEDQSLAAVTPCTPFVGQKALHWTSTKDLLCHMDQKGHGSGFHGSIIITIFLKKGSSVLESSCQTRRETGLMILV
- the ARF3 gene encoding ADP-ribosylation factor 3 isoform X3, which gives rise to MVTALSRELPLATTQLSRDRGGGKYPGLGVGVRRTAPVAVAASGARWREGRREPGSAARGAAVPESAGGSRRERNQRRAEPAGAEAAAAAAELGAGTGLENAAFSSPPSCSTLVLEDQSLAAVTPCTPFVGQKALHWTSTKDLLCHMDQKGHGSGFHGSIIITIFLKKGSSSPHPGPSQNQTPTAPT